The sequence AATGACACCTGTTACATAATAAAACAACACAACAAGAACACTAAAGGACTCGCGAAGATGCAACAAAGGCTAAAATTTCTATTGAACTACAAAGGTTATGATATTATACCAACACATTTAAAAAGTAAAACGAGTAAAATTATACAAGCGTTCAGTTtgcaaaaaacaagaaaagaagCGGAAAAAATTGAGGGTGAGTTTTTAAAGAAGATTTTAAATGTAGAAATCAAAGAAACAAATATACGGATAAAAATGTTCTTAACTACCATTGGCCACATAAACGAAGACCTACGTAAAAGGCTAGACAAAAAAGATTTCCGATTAATTACAGAGAACCACAAACAACATTTGAGAGATGTAAAGAAAGTTACcgacaaaaatataaatacaaaaatacaagcaCATATACAAAAAAACTTTGAGAAATTTGGTTTAAGGTCCAATGAGGATTGGTTGGTTAACAAAACCGAAATTGGTGAAAGAATGTCGCTGGTTGTTGTCCCTGGGAAATAAATTTGCACTACCAGTCCAAAGAAATCTTTTTCACCCATACATATGATTGCCGACATCGAACAAGGAGTCCAAAGGATCGAAGATGAAGATCATAAAAATACGGTACGATGCAGGATTGCGAACAAAATAagcaactacaaaaacaaaatgaaatgtgcACCAAAAGAAAGATTTATTTTGAAGGTTTACGATGAAACggccaaatttataaataaacacAAGGACTCTATAATAATAACTAGTGCAGATAAAGGTAACAAAACTGTGATTATGTACAAGACGGaatataaaaataagataaaGGACCTTCTAAGTGACAAGCAAACGTATAGAACGATGAGAATTGACCCGACGCAACAGTTGTTAAGGAAAAACAATGCCCtcataaatgaaatatataagCAAAAGAACATTGACGCGAAAACTAGACAATTATTGACATGCCATGCAGCTAGTGCACCTAAATTATACGGACTACCAAAAATTCACAAGGAAAACATTCCACTTAGACCCATTTCATCGTCAGTTAACGCCCCATGCTACAAACTCGCTAAATTCATtggaaaaatattaaagaatattgTCTCGGAAAATTATAATATCAAGAACTCGTTACAacttaaagaagatttaaaagaaACTAGAATCGAAGACGACGAAATACTGGTATCCTTTGACGTCGTTTCGCTCTTTACGAACATCCCAATCCACTTAGCAATCCGAACAATTATGCAACAGTGGCCAACTCTAGAGAACCAAACAACTCTTACGAGGAAGCAATTTTTATCGGTCCTAGAATTTTGTTTGAGAGACAACAACTACTTTGTTAGCGACGAAATAATATACCAGCAAAtatttggaatgccaatggggaATCCTCTATCCCCGACTGTAGCGGACATTGTCTTAGACAAAATACTAGACGATAGTATAGCTGAATTAAGATCAAAAGGAAtctatataaaatacataaagaaATATTTAGACGACACATTTGCTATAATTAAGAAAACGGACGTAGAAATGATATTGAAAACCTTCAATAACCAAcatacaaaaatcaaatttacttgtgaagaagaaaataaaaagttggcGTTTTTGGATATTCAACTCCACAGATTCAACAATCGCATAAAAAAAACTGGTATGCCAAGTCTGTAGCCTCGTCCAGGATGATTAATTTTAACTCGAATCATCCCtggactcaaaaaagaaacactGCGTTGAAcctgattgaaaaaatttataatctcagcgaccaggagttcagaaaagaaaacaatgTTAAAATCAAGAACTTTTTATACAAAAACGGATTTCCGAGCACCCTAATACAAAAATGGATCACAACAAAAATGAACAATAGCAAACATTCAAACCAGAACACAAAAGCATATaaccaaaagaaaatatttaccgGCATAGCATATGTACCAGGACTAACAGACATGAAAACTTTAGGCACATACATACCTAACAACACTATAGCTTTTGCTCATCGACCACATCAAACACTtaatacaatatttacaaaaactaaagacagaacaaaaaaggaacaacaacacAACGTTATTTATGAAATTACATGTAATGGCAAAGAAGGCGAACCctgcaataaaatatatataggaacAACGAAGCGAGCTTTGGGAGTGAGAATAGGCGAACATAAAGCAGACGCGAAAAATAGAAAGATGACGACAGCCTTGGCGCAGCACATCAACAAATTCGATCACTCAGCTGATTTCGACAATACAAGAATAATGGATGTGgaaagcaaaataaagaaaagattaACGTTGGAAGGGCTTCGAATCCAACAGCGGATAAATAATGCAATGAACTACAAAGAGGATGTAGATAATATCAGCTGTGCATACAAAtgtgtgtatatatttttgtaaaaatgtgtaatTAATTTGCAGTCTACAATTTATGTtatggtatgtatgtactataatttAGAAACATATTTTCTAATTATGTTTTCTTGTCAAAATAAATACATAGTCTTGTGTCTTCAATaacgtgtcgaaacgcgtcggagaaaaaaagaaaaactaatgtttttgctttaaattgaacgaccaaaaagctcttacaaataaataaaaacatttgtAAATTTGCGTGAGGATTTTTAAAAGTTCGAAttgtacaaatttttcaaaagctttttaGAAATTGGTTAACATAACTTCTTGGCTTCCTTTATACAattcgttctttttttttttttttattaaggcaAAATAAATAACGTTACAAAATTTGCAAATCATTATTGCTGCTATTTATTTAAACGCAGGTGTGTGTACAGTTgtgagcacgaaaatagcagtgaaaattctggacaaaatttattaatttctttcttctgtttatttttattaatttaagaaaaaacttcaatgaatttTGTGTCTAAAATGATAAAAACCCAAATTATAAGTCTCTCAAACTTAGCATtgaattttgacatttttttccgAAGGATGTTTCACATTTTCTCCAATATGATGTgcgaataatttaatttttatatgtaaaaaaaaaatctgaaataccgtctggaaaaaaattttcaacaatttttgttgttatatcgatctatctgcgcagctatggcaggttgtctgaaaaattttctacttactatttcaaaaacaaaataaaatttttcaaatttagaaaaattaaaaaataacaatgattatcattagaaaaaattattgttctggccttgagctcgaatcgaaccttgaattattaataattattttatcatttttcttaaatattgataaaatttagtaGCCTTGAATGTTGCAATTAATTATGTAGATtagtttttttcatttgtgaagttttattcattaaccgcggcctttcagctcaactaatctacataattaatttttcttaaatgataaaatttttaaattagaatagacgAAAGAAAAAATGTAGACAACTGGCAAAGCTCGttttatagatccatttcgggaactgctaaattccttcatgggcaacgtttaggcgccgctgctataaccattcagctagcACAGCGGTTGTTTCTTTgtctttattatttttacttttatcctgtttcttgccaattgatttcacagcgctgcgacatctgttggaGAAACGATGTGAACATTGGATTTTGTTtgtggcaatgatgccatagtgtcatattttattgacactttttccccgtgctctgggatgtattaaccatttttgttgttatatcggcctactgaaaaAAATTTGAGAGACTtaagcccacttgcagaacggtaaattaaatttttagctcagagttaattttAAAAGGTATGAGTTTAACTAAGTCAAAAAGATAAATTGCCCTTCAGACAGTGGGCCTTATGGAATTAAGGTGGTTGATGGGGTAGAAGATTCAATGTAgtaatattaaatcgttcccgagatagtcctAACTTGCCCTTTGTTGTAACCTAAAATCTAAAttgaaaaaatcgaaaattttaggCAGATTTTTAAACCCTTGAATTTTCGTATTTTTgtgaaaacgtttttgggattggtttgcatagataagattatttgatgtttttattataaataacgaaaataagcAAAAGAAGAAACCACATAATACTTGGTAATTTTTtttactgctattttcgtgttcataTCTGTATGAACTTCAAAACAAGTTTACATGTGCAAACTAGAAAGCTAAGTAAAAATTTTCgcaaattgtgaacaaattttgctcTACAGAAAGGTTCGATTTTatagacaaattttttttaagtcccaCATCTGCATTTCCGCATTTCCCAGCAGCTATTTATGTAAGCTACGCTGGGGTTTACACCGCACTTCATAATCCGCTAGTAGTCTTATATGAAACCTAATCACAGTGTTTCATTATGCTTAgcctaactaatattttttcaagtcaaaatttaaactaaaagaaaacaatttaatTGAAACTCGTGGCGATTTATTAAAAGGTTTTGCGCTtatacttttacataattatggCATTCAGTCATAATTGACAGtacaatatataataaaaaagaatATATGGAACATAATTGCGGCAATTAAAGAAAATACGTCATACATTTTTcacttgataaataaataaattatgcacttttaaaaataaaatattaacttCACTTTCAAGTTGCAAATCAAATACAATAATAATGTTTGAAAGATGTATAAATTTGTCTATTTGAAAATTGATTTTTGATACGAATGTCCAGTTATCCATATTGGTGGAGTATTAACACGCTGTTCTGGATGATAAAACTGGCGATCCTCCAACTGTGTCAAATCAATGTATCGCAAGGTGTAACCAAAAGTGTTTCGAATGCGTTGCGATTTTAAATGTAAGTAGTACGGTTTCGTGGTATCATTGAGGTCATGCATAACTCTTTTTCCGATGAAGTTTTCATTATAACTTTTGTCTGTTTTAGTTTCACAACAAATAAGTATTATTTCTGTATCATTAAAACCATAGTTAAGTGGTTGATTGTTGCGGAATTTTGGAAAGATACTGTAAAATTGTGCGCTAAGCAAATGTCGACTTAGCGTAAAGCAGGGCCGCATAACTAGAAagctgcgcttataaaaattcacaatattttcTGAGGAATATTGTACCAACACAAGCAAAGCTGTTACTAATTCGTAGATGGATGACCAGCTGACCAAACGCGCCATACAATGTACTAGCTGTGCTGCAATATCTAAATTGTTGGCGCAATTAAAAGCTGTAATTATTTGAATAATGAGCAAAGTTGTGAAGCTTAGGTAAATAATTGCAAGTTTACCTATTTCTGCTCGACATCCATTTAAAAATCGTAGAAGATAGTGTTGTTTTGGAAAGCCGTTATTTTGTTCAATCAGTTGTGTGGCAGCTTCGCACATTGCAACGTGCACATCTTGAATTTCAGGCTCGACTGTCACTTCCATCAGCATGCAACTGTATTCCCCAGTAGTGGAATCTTTTAATAGGATCTGTATTAAAATTAAGTTTGGATTAGTAAAATACATAGTTGCATATGTACACATGTTCCGTTATCGAAAGCATGGTAATGTAAAATGATAAGTCCGATGAATGAATATtagaaacataaataaaaaaaaaattaaaaactttactAAATTGCAATTAGGCACTATATctgaggagttccaaaccaaaacgcaaAAACTGCACCcttaatatttttatattggCGGGCTTTTACTTCACTTTCTGAAACTTACATATGTTATAATCTTTACGAGAAGTGAAACATAAAACAATAGCCATTGTCTTACAATTCTTGAGTTGAAAATTTTATTACGTTTATGTGAATGGAGTACTGGCATACTCCTTAAGGGGATTTTAAGGAGCACTTGAGGAATATTTAAAGAGTATAAGAGTACACCAAAACTGATAGTCATACGTTTAAAAAATGTGGTCCAATTCGCATTACGACATGCCTTGCCATGCGATATGCTCGAATCATCTACATCAGCTCGGAATAGTCGTTCAGAAAAGTCCATGGAACACCGCGTGAACCGCGAACTTTACAAAAAACCCCAAAAAATTACCCCATGCACTACTCGCAAGCAAAGCTGGATGTGGGCCATGTACTTCATATTGGAGTACTCATATGACAAAAATAGTACAGATAATTCAACCATTTCGCTGATCCAACCAGGGTCGCTGAAGTAATGGCACCGGACCTTTCATTCTATaaatactgtggcgaattttagcatcactatgctgttagtaaataatcacaacaataaaaacagcaagcagccacagttatgtacatgtacacattaaagcaagcagccacgattatgtacaaggcaacgaagattaTTCGACACACATAACCAggagctcgaagtgaagagatatctcgcatacgcacatgtagtcatcagcttaGAGTGGAAGTTGTTACTCATACACACACATACTctcgcatatagctaaataaacagGTAtgtgatacaactgttccatgttcgtaaaaagtctagatcttaggagaacgaggcaactgagagtataaaagcagcgcaagctgattaataactaattagtttgatttaaacttgctattagttgtgaagtgaagtataattgtgaagtactactcccaaaggagtattataaagactattttgcaatactgaatattggagttatttattcaacagtttagcggttcgaacgttagcagaaggtgcataattataaAGAATTTCCCAAAATACATTACAATAGCAAATACACCAAAGTGTTCAAAATCCACCAAGTTCCAATCCAAATTGCAATAGATCAAAGCATTTCGAACCAAAACGCACTAAATCACTTTTTTCAgatcaaaacacaatatttacaaACAGCTAGCCATCGACGGCCGCCGTAGTGCggtggtagggtgctccgcctaccacagagaggatcctgggttcacgcctagggcaaagcaacatcaagattttagaaacaagttttttttcaattagaagaatgtttttctaagcggggtcgcccttcggcagtgatttggcaagcaatccgagtgtatttctgccatggaaagcttctcagtaaactcatctgccttgcagttcccgttggagtcggcataaaacatgtaggtctcgtcccgccaatttctaggaaaaatcaaaaggagtacgacgcaaattggaagagaagctcggcctaaaatcgcaTCGGAGGttattcgcgccttacatttttttttattcatccaACTTCAAATCTAGGCCGAAAACTGTGATTTTTTGACTGTATGTGTTTGTCCTTTCATAACTGCTAGAATGTCGTAAGTATCATTTTAAAATGTACCTCCATTTAAAACTAGGCACTCTGTTCCAACCCAGCTGAAACTGGGAGTTTCCAAggaatttgtgagtgatcgcaccttGTTGATGAGGCTAAGCtctgctacaacaataataacaacttgGCAATTTTTGTGAATTATCTAAGAACTTTTTATAAGTCGCGTATTGATTGCTCTTTGGTTTCGAACACCTCATCCGTgcctttttattaaaatttaatttgtcAACTTTGATATTTTGTTAGAGATCAATTAAAAAGTTTTCCCAGAGGAGGTCTCCCctaggcagtggtttggcaaacgcGCCAAGTgttttctgtcatgaaaagcttctcaattaGCCGTTTGGAATCGTTTAAAAATATGTAAGTCTCGTCTCAttaatttgtaggcaaaattaaaaaaaggacacAAAATGGAAGAGAAACTCGGGCTAAATCTCCTGCAAGGTACATCGTGCCAagtatttattcattttttttagaTAGTGTCACTAACACTATAGCAGATATTAAGTTAGTTCAATATGTAAGTagttacgattttttttttacatttcggTGTACATATGGATGTATGTTTGTGCAGATAGCGTCtttaacgatttttttaaatgtccATTGCaattaagttttcacaatttctaAATTTTCTTATTCACGATTCTAGAGTTAGTTCACCATTTCAACGAGATTGCTTCAATTCGCGATTCGAATTCCACGTCAAATAGTATGTGTAGCCACTATACTTACACCACCATATTGAACGCCCTTTTGACGAATGCAACGTCCGTAAACAACCAAAGGTATGCACCAATTATTAGCCAAACAGAATAAACGTAATTTGGCGCAGTAATCATTTTGACAACTGGAAGGAAAAACATTTATTAAAAATCTTAAAAGAAGATATCGACTGCTAAGTGGAAAAGCACCCTTTCATGCAGTTTCGACAGCGCACCATTTTAGCAAACTTTAAAGAAATGTCCTGTCTtgagaatttgtttgaacaatggACTACCTCAGGAATGTTTGTATACCTGCTCTATCTCAAAATGTTATTCAACAACGTTGAAATATGTAGGACGTTGATGAAAAAACGTGATGAGATAGGGCATTTTagaatacaattctcaatggaggctaaatatctaggggtcacactggatagaaccctcacgtgaAATGCTCacttggatgctatcctaaacaaggcaacaaaagctttcttcgcctgtactcgtctctacggcaaaacatgggggatttgtccaaaaatggtatattggacatttaatactgtcgtaaggccaatagacacctatgcttctctagtttggaggcagaaggccacgcaaagaagggcaacggctaaactaagcaaactgcatcgattagtttgcgttggcataacgggtgcgatgagaaccgcccctgctgacgcacttagtgctttagtgggaatacctcccttccctattctgatagagaaagaggcaacactaggtgcactaagacttccaaatatttctgagttgaaggaaggaaatatgatagagcatatgaaaataataagaaaattcataggaaatccctcattacaactgcgtgacgtaatgtcccctaagctcagaatctcacggaactttgaagtgtccattgtggacacgacccactgggaaatagggaatccttataacgaccctgactcagaggtctggtacacggatggatcgaaattcgatgacggaagaacgggagctggcatctatgggccaaacttcaaaaaatcgataccaatgggatgttacccctCCATATTTCAgccagaaattcatgcaatagaggcctgtggtagagaatgtctgcggagaggctcaacatcgaagagcatctacattatgtcggacaacCAGGCAGCACTGCGTGcctacatagttacatctaagctgttggatgaatgcactgaaatccttaatgccctgggagccaaaaacaaggatatgttgggatgggttcccggacatcagggacatgaacgTGATGaccatgcagattacctagcaaagcagggtgctacatcagcattctatggtccagagcccttttgtggactcacaaaagcacacaccagggaaactataagtaactgggaaactaaacaattcagacgtcactggattgattgcccagggcaaaggcaggccaaactgtttatacttccggcaaccaaagtatcagccaaactcattaacctaagtagggaggacctaagaactcttactgggtactacatgggacactgcggtctacgataaaacctaagtaaattaaatctatctgatacccaaatttgtcgtttctgtgagctggatgatgaaacgccggttcacattctctgcgaatgcgtcgctctagctaggcagagactatcccatctaggtggtgggactcttaatccctatgtgatatggagtaaaaagcctgaagaggtacttagatacatcaagagcctccagatacaaaattaggctgaaaggtcttgcacaatagatctgcacaaaggtcgcagtgcttccagaacaattaataataataataattttagaagCAAATACTGAAATGGGTtgttcttcaatcaaattctgTTATAGGACGTTTCTAAACTGACAGACAAGATGATTCTTCACTCAGGCGTCGTTACATAAAACCAAGTATAGGTACACACATCTAATGCGCCCTAAACCAAAAGGAGCCATAACTCAACTATACCTTTTTAGTTTATATTCAGAAAAatgcaattcatattcagaaaattgcaattcatattcataaaattcattttatattCAGAAcgttacaattgatattcagaaagttacaactcatattcagaatttgcATTTAGTATTAAGGCCGGGTTTTTCAGTCCAACTTTAAACTCcattaaagttgactagagtttaaccctgccacttccgccgcttaagctgagatgagcgcAAAATTGTTTGTTATAGAACAATGTGGCAAGgtaaaactctagtcaactttaactggagtttaaactcggaCTGAAAAACCAAGCATAAGAGTTGCAATTGAGTCGTTCAGTGGATAAAGGGAATGAgtccaaaaattttaaatggagAAAAAGGACAGAACAGTTGACGTTGACTTTAAAACTAGTTGttacaacaaaactcaaaactAAAATTGCTCCTTTTACAATTTGTAAATATATTATGTTAGTATGTAAGTGTATGTGTTCacgttagaggtttacgccgatcgctttatcggcggcgtaggctctattatataccggaggcggcggcgtaggcggcggtgtagacggcgcgccggcgtacgccggtgttcttactttaaaaagcttgatttttctatttaaaaaaataatatttaggaaaggttttgtttgtatgtatttaaggaaatcaacgtgttggccatttcggaaagatccggggtttttgcctcaagatctcgcagaccgttcaaaatatttaaggagtagctccttgcggagggattgtccctcgttcacttactccagagaggcttcgaacctaaccccggtctttggaattggtactgctgcgtctgctgaaaagaaataaagataCATAAAATAACCACAatttgtctgcatatctcgtgcaaagcgtagtttcacctagggttaactcctagcAATGGtcgcaaacacaatttctttaaatcatttgtggctccttggcggtcacgcacaaaggcgacttacggttgctattaatactcatgactctcgtagcGCAGGGCGCCTCCAATGTTTTCGGctatttttaagagctacaattcccgatgtgcgaacagtagcaatccttacaaccagtcgctaccacgccttctgaccctcacaccatatgccagtacagaagctataggactgacgtgcgtaaagctggcagacccaagtgctcaaaaataagtttaagttgtttgagaattaagtgcattttaggtgctatttagggccacgaaagataatttaggtgctcatttggttttcgagatattcgcaaaaagtgtgggtctgctaggttgacgtcaagctagcagacccacaacttaaatttcattttattttaaataaaaaatatatcaaaattaggagctatttaggtgctttttagggccacaaaatataatttaggttttattattatttaaattatattttgtggccctaaaaagcatcaaaatagctcctaatttggtatattttttatttaaaataaaatgaaatttaagttgtgggtctgctagcttgacgttaacctagcagacccacacttttttgcgaatatctcgaaaacgaaatgaaaacctaaattatattttgtggccctaaaaagcacctaaataactcctaattttgatatattttttatttacaataaaatgaaatttaagttgtgggtcttctagcttgacgttaacctagcagacccacacttttttgccaatatctcgaaaacgaaatgaaaacctaaattacattttgtggccctaaaaagcacctaaatagctcctaattttgatatatttatactcagttgagcagagctcacagagtatattaagtttgattggataacggttggttgtacatatataaaggaatcgagatagatatagacttccatatatcaaaataatcaggatcgaaaaaaaatttgattgagccatgtccgtccgtccgtccgtccgttaacaacacgataacttgagtaaattttgaggtatcttgatgaaatttggtatgtaggttcctgagcactcatctcagatcgctatttaaaatgaacgatatcggactataaccacgcccactttttcgatatcgaaaatttcgaaaaaccgaaaaagtgcgataattcattacaaacgaCCGATAAAgctacgaaacttggtagatcagttgaacttatgacgcaaaatagaaaattagtaaaatcttggacaatcggcgtggcaccgcccacttttaaaagaaggtaattttaaacttttgcaagctgtaatttggcagtcgttgaagatatcatgatgaaatttggcaggaacgttactcttattactatatgtacgcttaataaaaattagcaaactcggagaaggaccacgcccacttttaaaaaaaatttttttttaaagtaaaattttaacaaaaaatttaatatctttacagtatataagtaaattatgtcaagattcaactccagtaatgatatggtgcaacaaaatacaaaaataaaagaaaatttaaaaatgggcgtggctccgccctttttcatttaatttgtctaggatacttttaacgccataagtcgaacaaaaattaaccaatccttttgaaatttggtaggggcatagattttatggcgttaactgttttctgtgaaaatgggcgaaatcggttgatgtcacgcccagtttttatacacagtcgtccgtctgtccttccgcatggccgttaacacgataacttgagcaaaaatcgatatatctttactaaactcagttcacgtacttatctgaactcactttatcttggcatgaaaaatgaacgaaatccgactatgaccacccccactttttcgatatcgaaaattacgaaaaatgaaaaaaatgccataattctataccaaatacgaaaaaagggatgaaatatggtaaggtaattggattgctttattgacgcgaaatataactttagaaaaaactttataaaatggttgtgacacctaccatattaagtagaagaaaatgaaaaagttctgcagggcgaaataaaaaacccttaaaat is a genomic window of Eurosta solidaginis isolate ZX-2024a chromosome 4, ASM4086904v1, whole genome shotgun sequence containing:
- the LOC137250657 gene encoding uncharacterized protein, producing MHSLDAHSSACWSPRSWSTSSTADSSPNSSLSRTEELFEKAKSLPAILENGRKVFGPPLDYVGARPSYKCELYVAKLPKSLDEVRFIAWLFRCGVVYEMRLMMESFDMTRGYAFVRYTQEYEALAAYELLNFVFLNGERLSVYRSQGKNRLYISNIPKQLPLELLESGFKKAFRDMEHCTAHASRADEAAKGELNRGYAFIEFYDHETALEAKKRTTPGRMRMWGNDLKVQWAKPKSIVDNNAGQKKTRSIWQQPSCQNDYCAKLRLFCLANNWCIPLVVYGRCIRQKGVQYGGILLKDSTTGEYSCMLMEVTVEPEIQDVHVAMCEAATQLIEQNNGFPKQHYLLRFLNGCRAEIAFNCANNLDIAAQLVHCMARLVSWSSIYELVTALLVLVQYSSENIVNFYKRSFLVMRPCFTLSRHLLSAQFYSIFPKFRNNQPLNYGFNDTEIILICCETKTDKSYNENFIGKRVMHDLNDTTKPYYLHLKSQRIRNTFGYTLRYIDLTQLEDRQFYHPEQRVNTPPIWITGHSYQKSIFK